The proteins below come from a single Caulobacter segnis ATCC 21756 genomic window:
- a CDS encoding DUF6311 domain-containing protein, producing MRSPKSFSREQVLFAAVLTIVPILLCGFMFGFDIPLASADFWRTPKNDMLAMTGAYEAYVRQPWTFPLTMVSGLSPKPFSIVFSDSIPWLAILLKASGLGPSFNPLGVFLMLSYPLQAWGMVALLRSLGVQDRVTLAIGGLMALLFPTWIARQFGHIALCGHWLILFSLALAVSSARLGLTWKRVGGFAALAALATGIHAYHLVPIGACFGAALLAELLQRREGAWTRVLAGGVAVLASVGVPAFILGYGGGDGAAGGADALGVYSMNVLAPVWPQASNVFGQHWNGGWFEGTMAPTGQYFEGFQFMGVGVVLLVALALGLKVRSVRQAPVVEREAWARWTPLALAMLFLTIWAIGWVVYAGYWHLFDVPKPKGKVADLISTFRGHGRFFWAPGYLILALAIRQVSLMRRPVAVAVLAGALLLQAYDTSPLRQGVRAIFAAPDALMVPAGLLSDPAVRDRPWVFRPTYFCTVNAADLQVISQMVLVATRTGGTANTFAMARNNDPLPCDVVDPELTRDAAPGDRRMTIVLADDKLEGGFLQPVGQRTDCYRFERGVICGRDLEGVEGLTPVAPGELTASRTPFQTIRLDQPPKSPALLSGWSTLDPGGKGIWTTAHKAAFKLDVPADIGAKGFLIDVVAIGFSDLPLRPQRVTLYAEGRAVGAREVETSTFGSHRFVVPADVARPGETMTFTFDLPDARTSRADPRMLGIAVQEIRASR from the coding sequence ATGCGGTCGCCGAAGTCTTTTTCCCGCGAGCAGGTGCTGTTCGCCGCCGTCCTGACGATCGTTCCGATCCTGCTGTGCGGCTTCATGTTCGGCTTCGACATTCCGCTGGCCTCGGCCGACTTCTGGCGGACGCCCAAGAACGACATGCTCGCCATGACGGGGGCCTATGAGGCCTATGTCCGGCAGCCTTGGACGTTCCCGCTGACCATGGTCTCGGGCCTGTCGCCCAAGCCGTTCTCGATCGTGTTCAGCGACAGCATCCCCTGGCTGGCGATCCTGCTGAAGGCCTCGGGCCTGGGACCCTCCTTCAATCCGCTGGGCGTCTTCCTGATGCTGTCCTACCCGCTGCAGGCTTGGGGCATGGTGGCCCTGCTGCGGTCGCTGGGCGTCCAGGACCGGGTCACGCTGGCGATCGGCGGCCTGATGGCCCTGCTGTTCCCGACCTGGATCGCGCGTCAGTTCGGCCACATCGCCCTGTGCGGCCACTGGCTGATCCTGTTCTCGCTGGCCCTGGCGGTGTCGTCGGCGCGCCTTGGCCTGACCTGGAAGCGGGTGGGGGGCTTCGCCGCCCTGGCGGCCTTGGCCACGGGCATCCACGCCTATCACCTGGTTCCGATCGGCGCCTGTTTCGGCGCGGCCCTGCTCGCCGAGCTGCTGCAGCGCCGTGAGGGCGCCTGGACGCGCGTGCTGGCGGGTGGCGTGGCGGTCCTGGCCTCGGTCGGCGTCCCGGCCTTCATCCTGGGCTATGGCGGCGGAGACGGCGCCGCCGGCGGCGCCGATGCGCTGGGCGTCTATTCGATGAACGTCCTGGCCCCGGTCTGGCCGCAGGCGTCCAACGTCTTCGGCCAGCACTGGAACGGCGGGTGGTTCGAGGGGACCATGGCCCCGACGGGCCAGTACTTCGAAGGCTTCCAGTTCATGGGCGTGGGGGTGGTGCTGCTGGTGGCCCTCGCCCTGGGTCTCAAGGTCAGGAGCGTCCGACAGGCGCCCGTGGTCGAGCGCGAGGCCTGGGCGCGCTGGACGCCGCTGGCCCTGGCCATGCTCTTCCTGACGATCTGGGCCATCGGCTGGGTCGTCTATGCCGGCTATTGGCATCTGTTCGACGTTCCCAAGCCCAAGGGCAAGGTCGCCGACCTGATCTCGACGTTCCGAGGCCACGGCCGCTTCTTCTGGGCGCCGGGCTATCTGATCCTGGCCCTGGCCATCCGGCAGGTCAGCCTGATGCGCCGGCCCGTCGCGGTCGCCGTGCTGGCCGGCGCGCTCCTGCTTCAGGCCTACGACACCAGCCCGCTGCGCCAGGGCGTTCGAGCGATCTTCGCCGCGCCGGACGCCTTGATGGTTCCGGCCGGTCTGCTCAGCGACCCCGCCGTCCGCGACCGGCCTTGGGTCTTCCGCCCGACCTATTTCTGCACCGTCAACGCCGCGGACCTGCAGGTCATCAGCCAGATGGTCTTGGTCGCGACCCGCACGGGCGGGACGGCGAACACCTTCGCCATGGCGCGAAACAACGATCCTCTGCCCTGCGACGTGGTCGATCCCGAACTCACCCGCGACGCGGCGCCGGGCGATCGGCGCATGACGATCGTGCTGGCGGACGACAAGCTGGAAGGCGGCTTCCTCCAGCCGGTCGGCCAGCGGACTGACTGCTACCGCTTCGAGCGCGGGGTGATCTGCGGCCGCGACCTCGAGGGGGTGGAGGGGCTGACCCCCGTGGCGCCGGGCGAGTTGACCGCGTCCCGCACGCCGTTCCAGACCATCCGGCTGGATCAGCCGCCGAAATCGCCGGCGCTGCTGTCGGGGTGGTCCACCCTGGATCCGGGCGGCAAGGGCATCTGGACGACCGCGCACAAGGCCGCGTTCAAGTTGGACGTGCCCGCCGACATCGGCGCGAAGGGCTTCCTCATCGACGTGGTCGCCATCGGCTTTTCGGACCTGCCTCTGCGTCCCCAGCGCGTGACGCTCTACGCCGAAGGCCGAGCCGTGGGCGCGCGCGAGGTCGAGACTTCCACCTTCGGCAGCCATCGCTTCGTGGTGCCCGCCGACGTCGCCAGGCCGGGTGAGACGATGACGTTCACCTTCGACCTTCCCGACGCGCGGACCAGCCGGGCCGATCCGCGCATGCTCGGCATCGCCGTTCAGGAGATCAGGGCGTCGCGCTAG
- a CDS encoding GtrA family protein: MSALLTPARRAFLVSALRYGLAGVVNTLVGFSIIVALDVGLHLPAHLANAIGYAVGICVSFVLSKLFVFRARRTARSAPVRYIVAVAGAFALNQGVLTLAKALLPHGDLWSVAAQGAAAVSYTGALFLLSHFWVFAHQDDAAGPSATP, from the coding sequence TTGAGCGCCCTGCTGACGCCGGCGCGGCGGGCGTTCCTGGTCTCGGCCCTGCGCTATGGCCTGGCGGGGGTGGTCAACACCCTGGTCGGCTTCTCGATCATCGTGGCGCTGGACGTGGGCCTGCATCTGCCGGCGCACCTGGCCAACGCCATTGGCTACGCCGTCGGGATCTGCGTCAGCTTCGTCTTGAGCAAGCTGTTCGTGTTCCGCGCCCGCCGCACCGCCCGCTCGGCGCCCGTCCGCTATATCGTGGCGGTGGCCGGCGCCTTCGCCTTGAACCAGGGGGTCCTGACCCTGGCCAAGGCGCTGCTGCCGCACGGAGACCTGTGGAGCGTGGCGGCGCAAGGCGCGGCGGCGGTCAGCTACACCGGCGCCCTGTTCCTGCTAAGCCACTTCTGGGTCTTCGCCCATCAGGACGACGCGGCGGGCCCTAGCGCGACGCCCTGA
- a CDS encoding glycosyltransferase family 2 protein: MVSAPPAVQAPFSVPARARAGKRLSIVAPCFNEQEVLDLFFARIEEELAKLGLDYEIVCVNDGSRDHTLAVLLAHHQRNPRIKVINLARNFGKETALSAGLDVTTGDMVVPIDVDLQDPPELIGQFVEAWEAGADVAYGVRVDRRADTPLKRFTAQGFYRAFNRLSDVDLPYNAGDFRLMDKRVVEVLRKLPERNRFMKGLFAWVGFRQEAIPYARPERAAGTSSWRYWKLWNFALDGITSFSTAPIRVWSYVGLIAGVLAVGVAGLLVLRTLLFGRDVPGYPSLMVVILMSFGLQMLAIGSLGEYVARIYQEVKGRPLYVVMDRYGFDDAPPFAGGPVA; encoded by the coding sequence ATGGTTTCCGCGCCGCCCGCCGTCCAGGCCCCGTTTTCCGTCCCCGCTCGCGCTCGCGCCGGCAAGCGGCTGTCGATCGTCGCGCCCTGCTTCAACGAGCAGGAAGTGCTGGACCTGTTCTTCGCCCGGATCGAGGAGGAGCTGGCCAAGCTGGGCCTCGACTACGAGATCGTCTGCGTCAACGACGGCAGCCGCGACCACACGCTGGCGGTGCTGCTGGCCCACCATCAGCGCAACCCGCGCATCAAGGTCATCAACCTGGCCCGCAACTTCGGCAAGGAGACGGCCCTGTCGGCGGGCCTGGACGTGACCACCGGCGACATGGTCGTACCGATCGACGTTGACTTGCAGGACCCGCCCGAGCTGATCGGCCAGTTCGTCGAGGCCTGGGAGGCCGGGGCCGACGTCGCCTACGGCGTGCGCGTGGACCGGCGGGCGGACACGCCGCTGAAGCGCTTCACGGCCCAGGGCTTCTACCGCGCCTTCAACCGGCTGTCGGACGTGGATTTGCCCTACAACGCCGGCGACTTCCGCCTGATGGACAAGCGGGTGGTCGAGGTGCTGCGCAAGCTGCCTGAGCGCAATCGCTTCATGAAGGGCCTGTTCGCCTGGGTCGGCTTTCGCCAGGAGGCCATCCCCTATGCGCGTCCCGAGCGCGCGGCCGGGACCAGCTCGTGGCGCTATTGGAAGCTCTGGAACTTCGCCCTGGACGGCATCACCTCGTTCAGCACCGCGCCGATCCGGGTGTGGAGCTATGTCGGCCTGATCGCCGGGGTGCTGGCGGTCGGGGTCGCGGGCCTCCTGGTGCTGCGCACCCTGCTGTTCGGCCGCGACGTGCCCGGCTATCCGTCGCTGATGGTGGTGATCCTGATGAGCTTTGGCCTGCAGATGCTGGCCATCGGGTCGCTGGGCGAATACGTCGCCCGCATCTATCAGGAGGTGAAGGGTCGGCCGCTGTACGTGGTCATGGACCGCTACGGCTTCGACGACGCCCCACCCTTCGCAGGGGGCCCCGTCGCTTGA
- a CDS encoding hemerythrin domain-containing protein: MTGQIVDTSSHRERDAKAQAIAKAKAIAPDVAARIGSTPKTTFRGDPDIFGRLVEDHDRHRALLAMIEETQGDSEDRRALFAELTYELKAHAAAEEQALWSTVLRDPETTDFARHAISEHKEIEDMLEDLAARDMASPGWLRCFAGLKEEYLHHIREEEQEQFVAAEKRLSASDAQHMRQVFERRKKAEKADAEIEKKIKLKD, from the coding sequence ATGACCGGCCAGATCGTCGACACCTCATCCCACCGCGAGCGGGACGCCAAGGCCCAAGCCATCGCCAAGGCCAAGGCGATCGCGCCGGACGTGGCCGCGCGCATCGGCAGCACGCCGAAAACCACGTTCCGGGGCGATCCCGACATCTTCGGCCGCCTGGTCGAGGACCACGACCGCCACCGCGCCCTGCTGGCGATGATCGAGGAGACGCAAGGCGACTCCGAGGACCGCCGCGCGCTGTTCGCCGAGCTGACCTACGAGCTCAAGGCCCACGCCGCGGCCGAGGAGCAGGCGCTGTGGTCGACGGTGCTGCGCGATCCGGAAACCACCGACTTCGCCCGCCACGCCATCTCCGAGCACAAGGAGATCGAGGACATGCTGGAAGACCTGGCCGCGCGCGACATGGCCTCGCCCGGCTGGCTGCGATGCTTCGCGGGCCTGAAGGAGGAGTACCTGCATCACATCCGCGAGGAGGAGCAGGAACAGTTCGTCGCCGCCGAGAAGCGCCTCAGCGCCAGCGACGCCCAGCACATGCGCCAGGTGTTCGAGCGCCGCAAGAAGGCCGAAAAGGCCGACGCCGAGATCGAGAAGAAGATCAAGCTGAAGGACTAG
- a CDS encoding alpha/beta hydrolase: MKKTRPLTLALAAAMTVSLTASGVADAQIGPRGKMRERMMQRLQEKKAEEERPIDLQAILPGARKLTASYGADPAQAVDIYIPPNVPRDAPVIVMVHGGAWKIGDKANTGSVENKLRHWLPKGFVFVSVNYRMLPQAMAYTQAQDVAAALRWTQSHAADWGASNRNIILMGHSAGAHLVALLSSKPAMVGQPWAGTVVLDSATMKVSETMAGRHPKFYDEAFGGDPAGWAKASPMDQWTPSAVPMFLVCSTKRPDKPCDDARAFQALAKRSGVRMPVLPQPLTHADVNRTLGLPGAYTDAVDGFIGERLAR, from the coding sequence TTGAAGAAGACCCGCCCGCTGACCCTCGCCCTGGCCGCCGCTATGACCGTCTCGCTGACCGCTAGTGGCGTCGCCGACGCCCAGATCGGCCCGCGCGGCAAGATGCGCGAACGCATGATGCAGCGCCTGCAGGAGAAGAAGGCCGAAGAGGAGCGCCCGATCGACCTCCAGGCCATCCTGCCCGGCGCCCGCAAGCTGACGGCCTCGTACGGCGCCGATCCGGCCCAGGCTGTCGACATCTACATCCCGCCGAACGTCCCGCGCGACGCGCCGGTGATCGTGATGGTCCATGGCGGCGCCTGGAAGATCGGCGACAAGGCCAATACGGGCTCGGTCGAGAACAAGCTTCGCCACTGGCTGCCCAAGGGCTTCGTGTTCGTCAGCGTCAACTATCGCATGCTGCCCCAGGCCATGGCCTATACGCAGGCCCAGGACGTGGCCGCCGCCCTGCGCTGGACGCAGAGCCACGCCGCCGACTGGGGCGCCAGCAACCGCAACATCATCCTGATGGGCCACTCCGCCGGCGCGCACCTGGTCGCCCTGCTGTCGTCCAAGCCCGCGATGGTCGGCCAACCCTGGGCCGGGACGGTGGTGCTGGACTCGGCGACGATGAAGGTCTCCGAGACCATGGCCGGCCGCCATCCGAAGTTCTACGACGAGGCGTTCGGCGGCGATCCCGCCGGCTGGGCCAAGGCCTCGCCGATGGACCAGTGGACGCCGTCCGCCGTGCCGATGTTCCTGGTCTGCTCGACCAAGCGCCCCGACAAGCCCTGCGACGACGCCCGCGCCTTCCAGGCCCTGGCCAAGCGCTCGGGCGTGCGGATGCCCGTCTTGCCCCAGCCCCTGACCCACGCCGACGTCAACCGCACCCTGGGCCTGCCGGGCGCCTACACCGACGCCGTGGACGGGTTCATCGGAGAGCGGCTGGCGCGGTGA
- a CDS encoding response regulator produces MGRLAFSAPRAWGKASVMIDNTLIAVVEDDAEIRDLTLGLLRREGWEAVGCEDAAAFDRLAARRRVDLVLLDIMMPGEDGLSLCRRLRATGDMAILMVTAKGDDIDRVVGLEIGADDYLPKPYVPRELLARVRAILRRTREVHRVAVAPPGEVYGFAGWRLDSASRDLLDAAGAPVVLTGGEHDLLMAFLRHAQRVLSRDQLLDWTRGRSATPYDRSIDVLLGRLRRKLAAGAGGEGLIKTVRGGGYLFSAPVERL; encoded by the coding sequence GTGGGCCGCTTGGCCTTTTCCGCGCCGCGCGCCTGGGGCAAGGCTTCGGTCATGATCGACAACACCCTGATCGCGGTCGTCGAGGACGACGCCGAAATCCGCGACCTGACATTGGGCCTGCTGCGCCGGGAGGGCTGGGAGGCCGTGGGCTGCGAGGACGCCGCCGCCTTCGACCGACTGGCCGCCCGCCGTCGCGTCGACCTGGTGCTGCTGGACATCATGATGCCCGGCGAGGACGGCCTGTCGCTGTGTCGCCGCCTGCGGGCCACGGGCGACATGGCGATCCTGATGGTCACGGCCAAGGGCGACGACATCGACCGCGTGGTCGGGCTGGAGATCGGCGCCGACGACTACCTGCCCAAGCCCTATGTGCCGCGCGAGCTTCTGGCCCGGGTCCGCGCCATCCTGCGCCGCACGCGCGAGGTCCATCGGGTGGCCGTCGCGCCGCCGGGCGAGGTCTATGGCTTCGCGGGCTGGCGGCTGGACTCGGCCAGCCGCGATCTCCTCGACGCCGCCGGCGCGCCGGTGGTGCTGACGGGCGGGGAGCACGACCTCTTGATGGCCTTCCTGCGCCACGCCCAGCGCGTGCTCAGCCGCGACCAGCTGCTGGACTGGACGCGCGGCCGCAGCGCCACGCCATACGACCGCTCGATCGACGTCCTGCTGGGCCGCCTGCGCCGCAAGCTGGCCGCGGGCGCGGGCGGCGAGGGGCTGATCAAGACCGTGCGCGGCGGCGGCTATCTGTTCAGCGCGCCGGTCGAGCGACTTTGA
- a CDS encoding ATP-binding protein, protein MVMLDNLSSRIAAILLAGLMILLVLGAALLIWPSDDGGGVRFYQLPQPAEAVAMVEALDASPPSARPAVMKALDTGVIRATLGADFPASLRRARPADARDPGYGAYDRALVGRDWRIEVLRGGRLRDGFMPGRAALRLSVRLEDGSVLTLRRRAPEAARRYLGRITLACAALLAVTLLMILVAMRQTTRPVESLARAVARFGDDLDAAPLPPGGPREIRELSSAFNTMRGQIRGLMDERTRMLAAIAHDLRTYLTRLTLRAEFIADPEQRTKATRDLAEMSQLLDDTLLFARQEAGRGEVAGPVEVRRELEGLVALRAEMGQAVTLSAGAPVTALVSPVALRRMLDNLVDNALAYGGSVALDAEVADGEARIAVLDRGPGLPDAVLARIAAPFERGEASRNRRTGGAGLGLSIVQALAQAHGGRLVLANREGGGLSATVVLPTAPAGR, encoded by the coding sequence ATGGTGATGCTGGACAACCTCTCTTCGCGCATCGCCGCCATCCTGCTGGCGGGCCTGATGATCCTGCTGGTCCTGGGCGCGGCGCTGCTGATCTGGCCCTCAGATGATGGCGGCGGGGTGCGCTTCTACCAACTGCCCCAGCCGGCCGAGGCGGTGGCCATGGTCGAGGCCCTGGACGCCTCGCCGCCCTCGGCCCGCCCCGCCGTGATGAAGGCGCTGGACACCGGGGTGATCCGGGCCACGCTCGGCGCGGACTTTCCCGCCTCGCTGCGGCGTGCGCGTCCCGCCGACGCGCGCGATCCCGGCTACGGGGCCTACGACCGGGCGCTGGTGGGGCGCGACTGGCGGATCGAGGTGCTGCGCGGCGGCCGGCTCCGTGACGGCTTCATGCCCGGACGCGCGGCCCTGCGCCTTTCGGTTCGGCTGGAGGACGGATCGGTTCTGACCCTGCGCCGCCGCGCGCCGGAGGCGGCGCGGCGCTATCTGGGGCGCATCACCCTGGCTTGCGCCGCCCTGCTGGCGGTGACCCTGCTGATGATCCTGGTGGCCATGCGCCAGACGACCCGGCCGGTCGAAAGCCTGGCCCGGGCCGTGGCTCGGTTCGGCGACGACCTGGACGCCGCGCCCCTGCCGCCCGGCGGTCCCCGCGAGATCCGCGAGCTGTCGAGCGCCTTCAACACCATGCGCGGACAGATCCGGGGCCTGATGGACGAGCGCACGCGCATGCTGGCCGCCATCGCTCACGACCTTCGCACCTACCTGACCCGCCTGACCCTGCGGGCCGAGTTCATCGCCGACCCCGAGCAGCGGACCAAGGCGACCCGCGACCTGGCCGAGATGTCCCAACTGTTGGACGACACCCTGCTGTTCGCCCGCCAAGAGGCGGGGCGCGGAGAGGTGGCGGGGCCGGTCGAGGTTCGACGCGAGTTGGAGGGGCTGGTCGCTCTGCGCGCGGAAATGGGCCAGGCGGTGACCCTGTCGGCGGGCGCGCCCGTCACCGCCCTGGTCTCTCCCGTGGCCCTCCGACGCATGCTGGACAATCTGGTCGACAACGCCTTGGCCTATGGCGGGAGCGTGGCCCTGGACGCCGAGGTCGCCGACGGCGAGGCGCGCATCGCCGTGCTGGATCGCGGTCCCGGCCTGCCCGACGCGGTGCTGGCCCGCATCGCTGCGCCGTTCGAGCGCGGCGAGGCCTCGCGCAACCGCCGCACCGGCGGCGCGGGCCTTGGCCTCTCGATCGTGCAGGCCCTGGCCCAGGCGCATGGCGGGCGGCTCGTCCTGGCCAACCGCGAGGGCGGCGGGCTGTCGGCGACGGTGGTGCTGCCGACGGCGCCGGCGGGACGCTAG
- the uvrC gene encoding excinuclease ABC subunit UvrC, giving the protein MCPVTDTTTDTDASPRLTGAALIKDEVTRLPDAPGVYRMIGEGDEVLYVGKAKSLKKRVIQYAQGRFHTNRIAHMVDATRSMEFVTTRTEADALLLEINLIKSLKPRFNVLLRDDKSFPEIVIRRDHDAPQLRKHRGAHTIKGDYFGPFASAWAVNRTLNTLQKAFLLRSCSDSVYETRDRPCMLHQIKRCAAPCTGLIGKDDYQALVDQAEAFLRGKSRAVIASMAKQMEDAAEDLEFERAARLRDRIRALSSVAQETQINPETVEEADVVALHVEGGQACVQVFFFRAGQNWGNRAYFPRITGAADESEEEGVTEEQRIITAFLGQFYDDKPIPRLILANIQPAESELLSEAFALKSGRKVEISVPKRGEKADLVQHALTNAKEALGRKMAESGAQTKLLAGVCEAFKLEASPERIEVYDNSHIQGTNAVGGMIVAGPEGFMKGQYRKFNIKSTELTPGDDYGMMKEVLRRRFARLVKEEEEGDSENRPDLVLVDGGKGQLDAALEIMADLGVDDIAVVGVAKGPDRDAGLERFFLPGQPPFMLEPKSPVLYYLQRLRDEAHRFAIGAHRTRRSMDLKKNPLDEIEGVGPGRKKALLHAFGSAKGVGRASVEDLVKVEGVSQALAERIHGFFRKG; this is encoded by the coding sequence ATCTGCCCCGTGACCGACACCACGACCGACACCGACGCCTCCCCCCGCCTGACCGGCGCCGCCCTGATCAAGGACGAGGTCACGCGCCTGCCCGACGCGCCCGGCGTCTATCGCATGATCGGCGAGGGCGACGAGGTTCTGTACGTCGGCAAGGCCAAGAGCCTGAAGAAGCGGGTGATCCAGTACGCCCAGGGTCGCTTCCACACCAACCGCATCGCCCACATGGTCGACGCCACGCGGTCGATGGAGTTCGTCACCACCCGCACCGAAGCCGACGCCCTGCTGCTCGAGATCAACCTGATCAAGTCGCTGAAGCCGCGCTTCAACGTGCTGCTGCGCGACGACAAGAGTTTCCCCGAGATCGTCATCCGCCGTGACCACGACGCCCCGCAGCTGCGCAAGCACCGCGGCGCCCACACGATCAAGGGCGACTATTTCGGGCCGTTCGCCAGCGCCTGGGCGGTGAACCGAACGCTGAACACCCTGCAGAAAGCGTTTTTGCTCCGCTCGTGCAGCGACAGCGTCTACGAGACGCGCGACCGGCCCTGCATGCTGCACCAGATCAAGCGCTGCGCCGCCCCCTGCACCGGCCTGATCGGCAAGGACGACTACCAGGCCCTGGTCGACCAGGCCGAGGCCTTCCTGCGGGGCAAGTCCCGCGCGGTGATCGCCTCGATGGCCAAGCAGATGGAAGATGCGGCCGAGGACCTGGAGTTCGAGCGCGCCGCCAGACTCCGGGATCGCATCCGCGCCCTCTCCAGCGTCGCCCAGGAGACCCAGATCAATCCCGAGACCGTGGAGGAGGCCGACGTCGTGGCCCTGCACGTCGAGGGCGGCCAGGCCTGCGTGCAGGTGTTCTTCTTCCGCGCCGGCCAGAACTGGGGCAACCGCGCCTACTTCCCCCGCATCACCGGCGCGGCCGACGAGAGCGAAGAAGAAGGCGTCACCGAGGAGCAGCGGATCATCACCGCGTTCCTGGGCCAGTTCTACGACGACAAGCCGATCCCCCGCCTGATCCTGGCCAATATCCAGCCGGCCGAGAGTGAACTTCTGTCCGAAGCCTTCGCGCTGAAGAGCGGCCGCAAGGTCGAGATCAGCGTGCCCAAGCGCGGCGAGAAGGCCGACCTCGTGCAGCACGCCCTGACCAACGCCAAGGAGGCGCTGGGCCGGAAGATGGCCGAGAGCGGCGCCCAGACCAAGCTCCTGGCCGGGGTCTGCGAGGCCTTCAAGCTGGAGGCGAGCCCCGAGCGGATCGAGGTCTACGACAACAGCCACATCCAGGGCACCAACGCCGTCGGCGGCATGATCGTGGCCGGCCCCGAAGGCTTCATGAAAGGCCAGTACCGCAAGTTCAACATCAAGAGCACCGAGCTCACGCCCGGCGACGACTACGGCATGATGAAGGAGGTGCTGCGCCGCCGCTTCGCCCGCCTGGTCAAGGAGGAGGAGGAAGGCGACAGCGAAAACCGCCCCGACCTCGTGCTGGTCGACGGCGGCAAGGGGCAGTTGGACGCGGCGCTGGAGATCATGGCCGACCTGGGCGTCGACGACATCGCCGTCGTCGGGGTGGCCAAGGGTCCAGACCGCGATGCGGGGCTGGAGCGCTTCTTCCTGCCCGGCCAGCCGCCCTTCATGCTCGAGCCCAAGTCGCCGGTTCTGTATTACCTGCAGCGCCTCCGCGACGAAGCCCACCGCTTCGCCATCGGCGCCCACCGCACGCGCCGGTCCATGGACCTCAAGAAGAATCCCCTCGACGAGATCGAAGGCGTCGGTCCGGGCCGCAAGAAGGCCCTTCTCCACGCCTTCGGCTCAGCCAAGGGCGTGGGCCGCGCCAGCGTCGAGGACCTCGTGAAGGTCGAAGGCGTCAGCCAGGCCCTGGCCGAGCGCATCCACGGGTTTTTCCGGAAGGGGTGA
- a CDS encoding type II toxin-antitoxin system RelE/ParE family toxin — translation MRRVEISADAQKGIRYLRRWLAERSPNASKRAAETILVAARSLADFHGRGRLALEGIRELPVSFGSAGYVLQYFVESDRVVISRVFHSLERR, via the coding sequence ATGAGGCGTGTCGAGATCTCGGCGGACGCCCAGAAGGGCATCCGATACCTGCGACGTTGGCTAGCCGAGCGATCTCCGAACGCGTCAAAGCGGGCCGCCGAAACGATTCTGGTGGCGGCCAGATCGCTGGCCGATTTTCACGGGCGTGGCCGTCTAGCGCTTGAGGGGATCAGGGAGCTTCCGGTTTCATTCGGTTCGGCCGGCTATGTCCTACAGTATTTCGTTGAGAGCGACCGTGTCGTGATCTCCCGCGTGTTCCACAGCCTGGAACGTCGCTAG
- a CDS encoding TIGR02466 family protein: MTTRSLFATPIYQASLAGEKGFETFIDDLHDACVAIAEEDEAGQAWAYNKGYLGYTSYASLNDLPQRDSLFADLKKKLDKHAGAFAKDLCFDLGAGKLVMDSFWINILEPGGQHTGHIHPHSVISGTIYVTIPPGASALKFEDPRLPMMMAAPNRLADAPEALQPFVYVQPAPGTILLWESWLRHEVTPNQADEQRISVSFNYAWR; encoded by the coding sequence ATGACCACGCGCAGCCTCTTCGCCACCCCGATCTACCAAGCCAGCCTCGCCGGCGAGAAGGGCTTCGAGACCTTCATCGACGACCTGCACGACGCCTGCGTCGCCATCGCCGAGGAGGACGAGGCCGGCCAGGCCTGGGCCTATAACAAGGGCTATCTGGGCTACACGTCCTACGCCTCGCTGAACGACCTCCCGCAGCGCGACAGCCTGTTCGCGGACCTGAAGAAGAAGCTCGACAAGCACGCGGGCGCCTTCGCCAAGGACCTGTGCTTCGACCTGGGGGCCGGCAAGCTGGTCATGGACAGCTTCTGGATCAACATTCTCGAGCCGGGCGGCCAGCACACCGGCCACATCCACCCGCACAGCGTCATCTCCGGCACGATCTACGTGACCATCCCGCCGGGCGCCTCGGCCCTGAAGTTCGAGGATCCGCGCCTGCCGATGATGATGGCCGCGCCAAACCGCCTGGCCGACGCGCCCGAGGCGCTGCAGCCCTTCGTCTATGTCCAGCCGGCGCCGGGGACGATCCTTCTGTGGGAGAGCTGGCTGCGCCACGAGGTGACGCCCAACCAGGCCGACGAACAGCGGATCAGCGTCAGCTTCAACTACGCCTGGCGGTAG